A window from Nitrospirota bacterium encodes these proteins:
- a CDS encoding SDR family NAD(P)-dependent oxidoreductase has protein sequence MNIFITGATGFIGKNFMEQLYPAMGADDRCFVLVRKKALFDDSRITQLNGSLEEITKFKDEILQCEYFFHIAANPVFGSDINYDKVNYDPTVQIVDLLKKSSSLRNFIFVSTIGAVDRSKGDDCSNPMTVKSSPNPRSLYGESKLKSEKYIKKSGIPHTIIRPTWVYGKNMRADSHINKFVSMVYENSPVSRVGFPGKVSLIHTDDLCRAFVRCINNDRVINKIYFAETEALSIGNIFNIIYSRIRNRKPGQISMPALHFLFKRIHHRLPVTVSNLFLDYLYAEDADFRKDFQIDGVRRLIDGADEIISTNIHNGYWVITGANSGIGLELARKLNALNKKLILIDKDTNNLDSFKNQTVLRADLGRYGEIERLADNVKQYKIFCLVNNAGVGFRGSLREIDLEKIRKTVDVNIFYPVIFTKLMLDALIENRSVIVNVASSVAYNPLPGMSLYSASKAFLANWSEALSYELRKTNKVITFSPSGTFTNFQKGAGVKVVNEGKGLLTPEYVAHRLLKAIDKKRSVVILGVKTKLLLFFAGCLPREINIKLWGKLFSRMR, from the coding sequence ATGAATATTTTTATAACAGGTGCAACTGGTTTTATCGGAAAGAACTTCATGGAGCAGCTGTATCCTGCCATGGGAGCTGATGACAGGTGCTTTGTGCTGGTGCGGAAAAAGGCGTTATTTGACGACAGCAGGATAACACAGTTGAACGGGAGCCTTGAAGAGATAACAAAATTTAAAGACGAAATACTGCAGTGTGAATACTTTTTCCATATTGCGGCAAATCCTGTTTTTGGCAGTGACATTAATTATGACAAGGTTAACTATGATCCCACTGTTCAGATAGTAGACCTGCTTAAAAAGAGTAGCAGCCTCAGGAACTTTATCTTTGTCAGCACCATAGGGGCGGTTGACAGGAGCAAAGGCGATGATTGCAGTAACCCTATGACGGTTAAGAGCTCTCCCAACCCCAGGTCTTTGTACGGGGAGTCTAAATTAAAATCCGAAAAATATATTAAAAAAAGCGGTATCCCGCATACAATAATCAGGCCAACCTGGGTTTATGGAAAAAATATGAGAGCAGACTCGCATATCAACAAATTCGTATCTATGGTGTACGAGAACAGCCCTGTTTCCCGGGTGGGCTTTCCCGGCAAGGTATCTTTGATACATACGGATGATCTCTGCCGGGCATTTGTCAGGTGCATCAATAACGATAGAGTCATAAACAAGATTTATTTTGCCGAGACTGAGGCATTGTCCATCGGAAATATTTTCAATATCATTTACAGCAGGATCCGGAACAGAAAGCCCGGACAGATCAGTATGCCGGCGCTTCATTTTTTGTTTAAAAGAATTCATCACAGACTGCCGGTAACCGTCTCAAACCTTTTTCTGGATTATCTATATGCCGAAGACGCGGATTTCAGAAAGGATTTTCAGATTGACGGCGTCAGGAGGTTAATTGACGGTGCGGATGAAATTATCTCAACGAATATACATAACGGCTATTGGGTAATCACAGGGGCAAACAGCGGGATAGGGCTTGAGCTTGCAAGGAAGCTGAACGCTCTGAACAAGAAACTGATTCTGATTGATAAAGACACAAATAACCTTGACAGCTTTAAAAACCAGACTGTCCTCAGGGCTGACCTGGGCAGATACGGTGAAATTGAAAGACTGGCAGATAACGTAAAACAGTACAAAATATTCTGTCTGGTAAACAATGCCGGCGTTGGTTTCCGGGGCTCGCTGCGTGAAATTGACCTTGAAAAAATCAGAAAGACGGTAGATGTAAATATATTTTATCCGGTTATTTTTACGAAATTAATGCTTGATGCTTTAATTGAAAACAGGAGCGTGATTGTCAACGTCGCAAGCAGTGTTGCGTATAATCCTCTGCCCGGAATGTCATTGTATTCTGCTTCAAAAGCGTTTCTGGCAAACTGGTCAGAGGCGCTTTCCTATGAACTGAGAAAGACAAATAAGGTAATCACTTTTTCGCCATCAGGCACATTCACGAATTTTCAAAAAGGAGCCGGTGTAAAAGTTGTTAATGAAGGTAAAGGACTACTGACGCCCGAATATGTAGCGCATAGACTATTGAAAGCTATTGATAAAAAGAGAAGTGTCGTAATTCTGGGAGTGAAAACAAAACTTCTGCTGTTTTTTGCAGGATGCCTGCCGAGAGAGATAAATATAAAGCTATGGGGCAAGCTTTTTTCAAGGATGAGATAA
- a CDS encoding radical SAM protein encodes MGQAFFKDEISIKLDMDDKKILFIIPDEKKVYENVSVKVGSFHLPSLAFAILGAAAKESGYIPEVLDLTLYDNFEKILEGKLSPNPAYVCLTGTTAIYFHVLEIARFIRKKQPGARILIGGPHASSTVEDTLNNNCFDYLFIGEAEISFRQFLNGINPEDIEGLAFKKNDGSLHIRPSTGFLKDLDKFPFPEYSLYDLSNYYLPNMHARQNPVLWIETSRGCPFDCMICNKVVHGQTFRPKSSVRVLNEIEFYYKMGVREFLIADDGFTSNMKRAEEICDGLISRNLSVTWACINGIRVDRVTPGLLVKMRKAGCYRLSFGMESGNQSVLDNLGKKITLSQIESAVKMAKKAGLEVFGYFMFGFLDDTEDTMQDTVRFARSLPLDFAKASLIMPFPGSPLHNKYRELGLLKPPGDYREYNVYTSPKEVYRHPSLEWEIIEKFQKKFYRNFYLNPQYILRRFIHSVRNKTLFATIKAAFSVDWF; translated from the coding sequence ATGGGGCAAGCTTTTTTCAAGGATGAGATAAGTATAAAACTAGACATGGACGACAAAAAAATACTATTTATAATACCGGATGAAAAAAAGGTCTATGAAAATGTTTCTGTCAAAGTAGGCTCCTTTCATCTGCCTTCACTGGCCTTTGCGATTTTAGGCGCTGCGGCTAAAGAATCCGGATATATTCCGGAGGTATTAGATCTGACCCTCTATGATAATTTTGAAAAAATACTGGAGGGAAAATTATCGCCTAATCCGGCATATGTTTGTTTAACCGGCACAACTGCTATTTATTTTCATGTGTTGGAAATAGCAAGATTTATCAGGAAAAAGCAGCCTGGCGCCAGGATATTGATTGGAGGCCCGCATGCAAGTTCTACAGTTGAAGATACTCTGAACAATAACTGCTTTGATTACCTTTTTATAGGAGAAGCGGAAATATCTTTCAGGCAGTTTCTTAATGGCATTAATCCTGAAGACATAGAAGGTCTGGCTTTTAAAAAAAATGACGGCAGCCTTCATATAAGGCCGAGTACAGGTTTTTTAAAAGATCTGGACAAATTCCCCTTTCCTGAGTACTCTCTTTATGATTTATCAAATTATTATCTGCCCAATATGCATGCACGGCAAAATCCTGTTTTGTGGATAGAGACAAGCAGGGGATGTCCGTTTGACTGCATGATCTGCAATAAAGTGGTTCATGGGCAGACGTTCAGACCGAAATCATCCGTCAGAGTCCTTAATGAAATTGAGTTTTATTATAAGATGGGTGTCAGAGAATTTTTGATAGCCGATGATGGTTTTACATCCAATATGAAACGTGCAGAAGAAATATGTGACGGGTTAATCAGCAGGAATTTATCTGTCACCTGGGCTTGTATAAACGGGATAAGAGTGGATAGGGTAACTCCGGGGCTATTAGTCAAGATGCGTAAAGCGGGTTGTTACAGACTTTCATTTGGTATGGAAAGCGGAAACCAGAGTGTCCTGGATAATTTGGGCAAGAAGATCACTTTATCCCAGATTGAATCAGCAGTAAAGATGGCAAAGAAAGCCGGGCTGGAAGTCTTTGGATATTTTATGTTCGGGTTCCTTGACGACACAGAAGATACTATGCAGGATACAGTCAGATTTGCCAGAAGCCTCCCTCTTGATTTTGCCAAGGCCAGTCTCATTATGCCGTTTCCGGGATCCCCCCTTCATAATAAATACAGAGAACTCGGCCTGTTGAAACCGCCGGGAGATTATAGAGAATATAATGTATATACTTCTCCCAAAGAAGTCTACAGGCATCCTTCGCTTGAGTGGGAGATAATTGAGAAATTTCAGAAAAAATTTTACCGGAATTTTTATTTAAACCCGCAGTACATCTTGAGAAGGTTTATACACTCTGTCAGGAACAAAACCTTATTCGCTACGATTAAGGCGGCATTTTCAGTAGACTGGTTTTGA
- a CDS encoding class I SAM-dependent methyltransferase, which produces MLKEKNKQQFIINDILSEEKVKKIDLLEKFKRSVIANCSKAHDFLLDVGASSGKFLFNNKKMFHNHAGIEITPECIRFSRDVLRLNIMTDVAAITSPISVATFWHSLEHMPADDIKKILCHVRSLSFDNTRIVISVPNNFSLQYRLFGEGYAFYDLQNHIHQFSADSLNRLMENSGFDKVQIFRSSVYNIFGYLQGFMNKCNSTHNYFYYRKKRMQVFDKSKKRLLFLDIYNYALAVLFLMPAILLSLYDSLFPGNGGVITACYRKKKN; this is translated from the coding sequence ATGCTTAAAGAAAAAAATAAGCAGCAGTTTATCATAAATGATATTTTATCAGAGGAAAAGGTCAAAAAAATTGATTTACTTGAGAAATTTAAGCGGAGCGTAATTGCAAATTGCTCTAAGGCGCATGATTTTCTTCTTGATGTAGGAGCCTCTTCCGGCAAGTTTCTCTTTAATAACAAGAAGATGTTCCATAATCATGCCGGTATTGAAATAACGCCTGAATGTATCAGGTTTTCAAGAGATGTGCTGAGGTTGAATATTATGACAGATGTAGCCGCCATTACAAGTCCTATATCAGTAGCTACATTTTGGCATTCACTGGAGCACATGCCTGCAGATGATATAAAAAAGATATTGTGCCATGTCAGGAGCCTCTCGTTTGATAATACAAGAATCGTTATTTCTGTCCCAAATAACTTTTCCCTGCAGTACAGACTCTTCGGTGAGGGTTATGCATTTTATGACCTGCAGAACCATATTCATCAGTTTTCTGCCGACTCATTAAACAGACTTATGGAGAATTCCGGTTTTGATAAGGTCCAAATCTTCAGGTCGTCGGTATATAATATTTTTGGATATCTGCAGGGATTTATGAATAAATGCAACTCTACGCACAACTATTTCTATTACAGAAAAAAACGGATGCAGGTTTTTGACAAAAGCAAAAAGAGACTGCTGTTTCTGGATATTTATAACTATGCATTGGCAGTTCTATTTCTTATGCCGGCAATATTGCTTTCACTGTATGATTCACTATTCCCGGGGAATGGAGGTGTAATAACAGCATGCTACAGGAAAAAGAAAAATTAG
- a CDS encoding Gfo/Idh/MocA family oxidoreductase, which produces MNYTEKKLYSAIVGAGTIATGIGEKKYPMTHVRSYMELSGHVELIAFAETDKAQRTAVKKAFPQLRAYEDFDSLVNNEQVDILSICTPDDSHYELLVKAINRRVKGIWCEKPMALDGRSAEEISGRSRESGILVQINYFRRFIPEIAEIRSDIIRGLYGKIKMMSGLYTGGYVRNGSHMIDLMNFFEEEFSLMHAQPAAGFLGGGDGPVYMVCKTRGGIYSILQPLSGGYNIFELDIFCENARIRICENGRRIEIYHVMSDKEFPHLNILNPEPETVICRWKDSFTRALANLIEAVEGNGDSTFSPPEDSVKTAKLIGDVTEVINKQYSSGRNNHA; this is translated from the coding sequence TTGAATTACACAGAAAAGAAGCTGTATTCCGCCATAGTCGGAGCCGGAACTATTGCAACAGGCATAGGAGAAAAAAAATATCCTATGACACATGTCAGGAGCTATATGGAGTTGAGCGGGCATGTAGAGCTGATTGCTTTTGCAGAAACCGACAAGGCGCAGCGGACTGCTGTTAAGAAAGCGTTTCCTCAACTGAGGGCGTACGAGGATTTTGATAGTCTTGTCAATAACGAGCAGGTTGATATATTGAGCATATGCACTCCGGATGATTCACATTATGAATTATTAGTGAAAGCTATTAACCGCAGAGTGAAAGGCATATGGTGTGAAAAACCCATGGCGCTTGACGGCAGGTCTGCAGAAGAAATAAGCGGCAGAAGCAGAGAATCGGGGATCCTGGTGCAGATAAATTATTTCAGGCGGTTCATACCTGAAATAGCAGAGATACGGAGCGATATCATCAGAGGGCTCTACGGGAAAATAAAGATGATGAGCGGACTGTACACAGGGGGCTATGTGCGGAATGGTTCGCATATGATTGACCTGATGAATTTCTTTGAGGAGGAATTTTCTCTTATGCATGCTCAACCTGCCGCCGGTTTTTTAGGAGGCGGAGACGGTCCGGTATATATGGTCTGCAAAACACGCGGAGGAATATACAGCATATTGCAGCCTTTAAGCGGCGGCTACAATATTTTTGAACTTGATATATTTTGTGAAAACGCTAGGATACGCATCTGTGAAAACGGAAGGCGGATTGAAATTTATCATGTAATGAGCGATAAGGAGTTCCCTCATTTGAATATTCTTAACCCTGAACCTGAAACCGTAATCTGCAGATGGAAAGATTCGTTTACAAGGGCTCTTGCAAATCTGATTGAAGCGGTTGAAGGTAACGGTGATTCAACTTTTTCACCGCCTGAAGATTCCGTAAAAACGGCAAAGCTTATAGGAGATGTCACAGAGGTGATTAATAAGCAGTATAGTTCAGGGAGAAATAATCATGCCTGA
- a CDS encoding radical SAM protein — translation MFTFRTKLSMAKALLTKRSPFYVQFYVSNVCYLKCKMCNIVEANADIHPFKTENIGMIADNLVKVGAGVVLLTGGEPFLRDDIDEIVRIFKSRGLDIRLQTAGLYSKREKIRKCVQYGARDINVSLDSLDERLSDYINGAEGSWRNAIRTISFISRTFPRSDSICALGCVMSSYNIDEIEAVLDFATQIGWWLSLVPVHITNPDAPLNFRGYDELFSFNEKDFPKIRALIERLKKKKREGAKLFDSDDYLDSVHHFITTGSPDWRHKGICDSPYLYFVILPDGRFAPCCDYKLKEDIYVSDPEFPKIFKSREFREKVRSITHKCSGCNFGSFPEITLSARSFSTIRERVRLQFKARASGLKPVEEDELFETINMIKRKYNVYGKEREFRYRDGKKWPKASNIPQRLWNDRDGRE, via the coding sequence ATGTTTACTTTCCGCACTAAATTATCAATGGCAAAAGCGCTACTGACAAAAAGGTCTCCTTTTTATGTGCAGTTCTATGTTTCAAACGTCTGCTATCTGAAATGCAAGATGTGCAATATAGTTGAGGCAAATGCCGATATCCACCCTTTTAAAACCGAAAATATTGGGATGATTGCCGATAATCTCGTCAAGGTAGGGGCAGGCGTTGTTTTGCTGACCGGAGGGGAGCCTTTTTTAAGGGACGACATTGATGAAATAGTTCGCATATTTAAATCAAGAGGGCTGGACATAAGGCTTCAAACTGCCGGGCTGTACTCAAAAAGGGAGAAAATCCGCAAATGCGTCCAGTACGGCGCAAGGGATATTAATGTGAGCCTGGATTCCCTGGACGAGCGGCTCTCGGACTACATCAACGGCGCAGAAGGGTCATGGAGGAATGCAATCAGGACAATATCATTTATATCAAGGACCTTCCCCCGCAGTGATTCCATCTGTGCGCTGGGGTGTGTTATGTCAAGTTATAATATTGACGAAATAGAGGCAGTGCTTGATTTTGCAACACAGATAGGCTGGTGGCTGTCCCTCGTTCCGGTACATATCACAAATCCTGACGCTCCGCTGAATTTCAGGGGTTATGATGAATTGTTCAGTTTTAATGAAAAAGACTTTCCCAAAATCAGGGCGCTTATTGAAAGACTGAAAAAGAAAAAACGGGAGGGCGCTAAACTGTTTGATTCTGACGACTACCTTGATTCAGTGCATCATTTTATTACCACCGGCAGTCCTGACTGGCGGCATAAAGGGATCTGCGATTCCCCGTATCTGTATTTTGTCATCCTGCCTGACGGGCGGTTTGCTCCATGCTGTGACTATAAACTAAAGGAGGACATATACGTGTCTGACCCTGAGTTCCCGAAGATTTTTAAGTCGCGGGAGTTTCGTGAGAAGGTAAGAAGCATAACACATAAGTGTTCAGGCTGTAATTTTGGAAGTTTCCCGGAGATCACCCTTTCCGCAAGATCATTTTCTACTATCAGAGAACGGGTGCGCTTACAGTTTAAAGCCAGAGCTTCGGGGCTGAAGCCGGTTGAAGAAGATGAGCTGTTTGAGACAATAAATATGATTAAGCGCAAGTATAATGTTTACGGAAAGGAAAGGGAATTCCGGTACAGAGACGGGAAAAAATGGCCTAAGGCTTCAAATATTCCGCAGCGGTTGTGGAACGACAGAGACGGGAGAGAATGA
- a CDS encoding glycosyltransferase family 2 protein, translating to MLQEKEKLEVIIPVYNEELCITELLKRLLAFKEKLSELDISFILINDGSKDRSLELMHKYADKHDCIKVINLSRNFGHQIAVTAGLDHADADYVAIIDGDLQDPPELIEDMYKKAKEGFDIIYGQRDQRKGDSFFKKFTAKIFYKLLNKMCNISIPADTGDFRLITRRVLKSLNQMREKHRFIRGMVPWCGFKSAPLVYQRDERYAGKTKYPVSKMVNFALDAVFSFSNVPLRIATYFGIAIVGVGVLGGLFIAYLRLFTHLSAPGISTVIITIVIIGGFQIIMLGIVGEYIGRIFEEAKNRPLYLIEGRKNIE from the coding sequence ATGCTACAGGAAAAAGAAAAATTAGAGGTTATAATTCCTGTATATAATGAGGAGCTCTGCATTACCGAGCTGCTGAAAAGGCTGTTGGCATTTAAGGAAAAGCTCAGTGAGTTGGATATTAGTTTTATATTGATAAATGACGGCTCAAAAGACCGGAGCCTAGAACTGATGCACAAATATGCTGATAAGCACGACTGCATCAAGGTCATTAATCTTAGCAGGAATTTTGGTCATCAGATCGCTGTCACAGCAGGGCTTGACCACGCAGACGCTGATTATGTCGCCATAATTGACGGGGACCTGCAGGACCCGCCTGAGCTTATAGAGGATATGTACAAAAAGGCGAAAGAAGGATTTGACATTATTTATGGGCAAAGAGATCAGCGTAAGGGGGATTCTTTTTTTAAAAAATTTACAGCCAAAATATTTTATAAGCTTCTGAACAAAATGTGCAATATCAGTATCCCGGCTGATACCGGAGATTTCCGTCTTATAACGCGCCGGGTTTTAAAGTCGCTTAATCAGATGAGGGAAAAACACCGTTTCATAAGGGGGATGGTTCCATGGTGCGGTTTTAAGAGCGCTCCCCTGGTTTATCAAAGGGATGAAAGATATGCCGGCAAGACTAAGTATCCGGTAAGCAAAATGGTCAACTTTGCGCTGGACGCAGTCTTTTCTTTTTCTAATGTGCCCCTGAGGATTGCGACATATTTTGGGATTGCGATAGTGGGGGTAGGCGTTTTAGGAGGACTTTTTATAGCATATCTTAGATTATTTACCCATCTGTCTGCTCCGGGTATATCTACCGTAATCATTACAATTGTAATAATAGGGGGCTTTCAGATTATTATGCTTGGCATTGTAGGTGAATATATCGGCAGAATATTTGAAGAGGCAAAAAACAGGCCGTTATATTTAATAGAGGGCAGAAAAAATATTGAATAA
- a CDS encoding radical SAM protein: protein MLVVPVRKGYSGITIDLGLLHIYSALKAKGIVSTIMHCPKDGITEEKFREILQANLHIKTIGFKMFSVDHNSVKRMSLIAKQVLPECVTVAGGPHPTCLPEYILEDMPGIDYVFRGEGEAGFPVFCEKVLAGKPLLEAPNIAYRREKGVVQNKCVAVDELDRLPRIQWEDVSIEDYPDFLTSLPFIPVMATRGCPFQCKYCAAHSIVGRKMRYRSVENVIDELRFLKETHKIEGFNFSDDELTLNRNYFIDLCKGLIKSGLNLKWECSNGVRLDTLDDEVLDIMYKAGCRYISVGIESGNNRILKSMKKNISTEVIREKVAMVKRSKVVPQGLFMVGFPDETEEDIRKTIDFAIELDIDKTNFSIFMPLPGSEIFDELVAGGALEIDRINWDDMKPDKVIFRNSLVSPEKLKQLQRYAYMKFYLRLKPLKRLFREFVLKKRGGRALFVKLKSVLSS from the coding sequence GACGGTATAACCGAAGAAAAATTCAGGGAGATACTTCAGGCAAACCTTCATATAAAGACTATCGGGTTTAAAATGTTCTCTGTGGACCATAATTCAGTAAAAAGGATGTCATTGATTGCAAAACAGGTTCTTCCTGAATGTGTAACTGTTGCAGGCGGACCTCATCCTACATGCCTGCCGGAATATATTCTTGAAGATATGCCGGGGATAGATTATGTCTTCAGAGGAGAGGGGGAGGCGGGGTTTCCCGTTTTTTGTGAAAAGGTTCTTGCAGGGAAGCCGCTGCTGGAAGCTCCGAACATTGCCTACAGAAGGGAAAAAGGTGTTGTACAAAACAAATGTGTGGCAGTTGATGAGCTTGACAGACTGCCGCGCATCCAGTGGGAAGACGTCAGTATTGAAGACTATCCTGACTTTCTCACATCACTGCCTTTTATTCCGGTTATGGCAACGAGAGGATGCCCTTTCCAGTGTAAATATTGCGCAGCCCATTCTATTGTGGGGCGCAAAATGAGATATCGTTCAGTAGAAAATGTTATTGATGAACTGCGGTTTCTTAAGGAAACTCATAAAATTGAGGGTTTTAATTTCAGTGATGATGAGCTGACACTGAACCGTAATTATTTTATTGATCTTTGCAAAGGTTTAATAAAAAGCGGACTAAATCTGAAATGGGAATGTTCCAACGGCGTAAGACTTGATACGCTGGACGATGAAGTTCTTGATATTATGTACAAGGCCGGCTGCCGGTATATCTCTGTCGGCATAGAAAGCGGAAACAACAGGATACTGAAGAGCATGAAGAAGAATATTTCAACTGAAGTGATACGGGAAAAAGTCGCTATGGTAAAACGCTCAAAGGTTGTTCCTCAGGGGCTTTTTATGGTCGGCTTTCCGGATGAGACAGAAGAGGATATAAGGAAGACCATTGATTTTGCGATTGAGCTTGATATTGATAAAACGAATTTTTCAATTTTCATGCCCCTGCCCGGTTCTGAGATATTTGATGAACTTGTTGCAGGCGGGGCGCTTGAGATAGACAGAATCAACTGGGACGATATGAAGCCTGACAAGGTGATTTTTAGGAACAGTCTTGTTTCCCCTGAGAAGCTGAAACAGCTGCAGAGATATGCGTATATGAAATTTTATTTAAGACTAAAACCGCTCAAGAGGCTTTTCAGGGAGTTTGTTCTTAAAAAGCGCGGCGGCAGGGCGTTGTTTGTCAAGCTTAAATCCGTATTGAGTTCATAA
- a CDS encoding class I SAM-dependent methyltransferase has translation MTENKAFRKEEIFHDRWADSININEVMVDESFEACTSPENRLIIRKLGDLKGKKILELGCGAGEASVYFAKKGADVIATDISAGMLEVVKKVASKHGVSILTEQLDSHKTIFEDETFDIVYAANLLHHVDIESTVREAHRVLRKGGIFVSWDPLAHNILLNIYRRIANEVRTEDEHPLSMRDLKIFNKYFSRLETYATWFFLLWIFIKYYLIDRVDPNKERYWKKILKEHRKLEKTYMRLERIDNYFLHQLPFLKRYCWNIIIFAVK, from the coding sequence GTGACAGAGAATAAGGCATTCCGGAAAGAAGAGATATTCCATGACAGGTGGGCGGATTCAATAAATATTAACGAGGTCATGGTTGACGAATCTTTTGAGGCATGCACTTCCCCTGAAAACAGGCTGATTATCAGGAAACTGGGAGACCTGAAAGGTAAAAAGATACTGGAACTCGGCTGCGGCGCTGGAGAGGCTTCTGTATATTTTGCAAAAAAGGGCGCTGATGTCATTGCGACGGATATTTCAGCCGGGATGCTTGAAGTCGTAAAGAAAGTTGCTTCAAAACACGGCGTCAGCATACTGACCGAGCAGTTAGACTCACATAAGACTATTTTTGAAGACGAGACATTTGATATCGTTTATGCCGCAAACCTGCTTCATCATGTTGATATTGAAAGTACAGTCAGAGAAGCTCACAGGGTTTTGAGAAAAGGCGGAATATTCGTATCATGGGACCCGCTTGCGCATAATATCCTACTGAATATATACAGGCGGATAGCCAATGAGGTCAGAACAGAAGATGAGCATCCGCTCAGCATGAGGGATCTGAAAATATTTAATAAATATTTTTCACGCCTGGAAACTTATGCGACATGGTTCTTTCTTCTCTGGATATTCATTAAATATTATCTTATTGACAGGGTGGACCCCAACAAAGAAAGATACTGGAAAAAAATTCTCAAGGAACACAGAAAACTTGAAAAGACCTATATGAGGCTGGAAAGGATTGATAATTATTTTTTACACCAACTCCCTTTTTTAAAAAGATACTGCTGGAATATAATTATATTTGCTGTTAAGTGA